Proteins encoded in a region of the Panicum hallii strain FIL2 chromosome 3, PHallii_v3.1, whole genome shotgun sequence genome:
- the LOC112884396 gene encoding clathrin heavy chain 1-like, which produces MEDAGPFPLCAGRSRLPPFYRILWRTSLERPRATVSPTVTEPNRLQFVVGDSLTGCRWRTFLIFRVYLIFQLITKLELLFVYDLETAAAVYRDRISPDPIFLTAESSSTGGFYAINRRGQVLHATVNDATVVPFVSGQLNNLELAVNLAKRANLPGAENLVVQRFQELFAQTKYKEAAELAAESPQGLLRTPETVEKFQRVPGQAGQTPLLLQCFGTLLTLGSSMPSSPLSYLDSSSIRTKRIFWKIGWQKTSWSAAKNWIIDCMDLTVLCQITWNFSRFFTNHVLCPLM; this is translated from the exons ATGGAGGACGCCGGTCCTTTCCccctctgtgcgggacgcagtCGGCTTCCTCCATTTTACCGCATCCTTTGGAGAACATCGCTGGAGCGTCCCCGTGCTACAGTATCCCCCACTGTTACAGAACCGAACCGTTTACAGTTCGTCGTTGGAGATAGTCTTACAGGGTGCCGTTGGAGGACCTTTCTTATATTCAGGGTGTATTTGATTTTTCAG TTAATTACGAAGCTTGAGCTTTTGTTTGTATATGACTTGGAAACTGCTGCAGCAGTTTACCGAGATAGAATCAGTCCAGACCCTATATTCTTGACAGCAGAATCTTCCTCAACTGGTGGATTTTATGCCATCAATAGAAGAGGGCAGGTTTTGCATGCCACAGTTAATGATGCAACTGTTGTGCCTTTTGTCAGCGGTCAA TTAAACAACCTTGAGCTCGCGGTAAATCTTGCCAAGAGGGCTAATCTTCCTGGTGCTGAGAATTTG GTTGTCCAAAGATTTCAGGAATTGTTTGCACAGACAAAATACAAGGAAGCAGCAGAGCTGGCTGCGGAATCTCCCCAGGGCCTGCTGAGGACGCCTGAGACCGTAGAGAAATTTCAG AGGGTTCCTGGGCAAGCAGGGCAAACGCCCCTGCTCTTGCAGTGCTTCGGCACACTGCTAACTCTGGGAAGCTCAATGCCTTCGAGCCCCTTGAGCTATCTCGACTCGTCGTCAATCAGAACAAAAAGAATCTTCTGGAAAATTGGTTGGCAGAAGACAAGTTGGAGTGCAGCGAAGAACTGGATTATTGATTGCATGGATCTTACTGTACTTTGCCAAATTACATGGAACTTTTCTAGGTTTTTCACTAATCATGTCTTGTGCCCTTTGATGTAG